The genomic window GGCGGCGCATGGTTGGACGCAACATTGCGTAAAGTAACACCAATCCCAGCAATAAGGCGACACAGCCCAACCAGAAACTTCGGCGCGCAGCGGCGCGTATCGCTCGTACCTGCGTCGTAACATCCGTCGCGAACACTAGATGAGCTTGTAATCCATCGCTAACAGGCACTAGCATCAGTTGATGGATTCGATTGTCTAGGCCGAGTTGAACCTGTCCCTTCTGCCAAGAGCGATGGATGGCGGTATTCAGCAGCTCTTGTGTGGCCGTTCCTCCGCTGAACGATAACAGGGACATTCCGCTGAGCGGGGTGGTGGTTCTTTGTGGCTTGCCGGCAAACACGGCTACCTCGGCCCCAATCAGTTGGCGTAGATCGAGGATGATGTTTTCTAGATTGCCGGTTACCGCGATTGCTCCTAGCGTTTCCCCTCGATATGAGATTGGCGTGACCAACTGGTAGGCACATTGTTGTGCGCATTCCAGCCAACTCAATGGCCGCTCTTGGCGTTCGGCGGCAATGGCCATGCGCGATTGTTGTGCCGAGCCATACTCACCCCAGCCCGCGAGTCGCTGCTGATGGTTGTCATAGATGCTGACCGCCAGCAAACCCTGGCCCATATTGAGTTCGGACCACAACCCCTCCAAGTCTCGCTCCAAGCTCCCCTGCTGCCGATCGATCAGATCCTGCCGTACGTTCGGCAAGCCAGCGAACATGAGCGCCTGCATCTGCAATCGATCCGCCTGCAATTTGAATAATCGCTGGACCAGCTCTTGCGCTCTTACCTGACCCTCGGCTTGAGCTTGGTCGAACTGACGTAGCTCAATGCGATATTGCTGCCATACGAACAGTCCGCCGGTGACACACAAGACGAAGCCTGCCAATAGCAGTATTTTCCAGCGGATACTGAGAAAGTTTCGTGGGCGTAAAGGAGGTGTCATCCGCGTTCCTTGCTTAGAAGCGCCACGCGGCCTGCATCAATAGCAGATTCCAGGGCGAGGTGAGTACCATCGGCGGATTGTCTAACTTGGATAGCCAAGCAGCTCCATTGACGTGATGACCTTCCAGAAAGAGTGACCAGTCTTTGCTGGGATCAAAACGTAAACCTAGCGTCCAGTCGCGCGCGTAACGCTGAGCCGACGGTAGGCCTGTCATGGTCGAGAAGCGCTGCCCATTACGATCATTCGCATCAAGATATACGGCATCGAAACGTGCCAGCGCTTGCCAGCGAGGGATAAAGCGCCACTGAGTCTGGAGGTACACGGCTTCGATCGTGCTTCCCATGTCGAGTATCGGTGCAACGGGTACGTTAAAGCCATTGCGTATTTGGTGGGTCAGCGCGTATTCGACGGTATGCGTCCATGCTTCTGTGTTGTGCTCCAGCGACAATACGCCTGTGTTGAGCGTGATAGTTCCGGCATGCAGGAAGTCTATGGGGGCGGGCTGATAGCGCATCTTCAGTGAACCTAAAGAGAGGCCGCTGCGCCAACGCCCACCATCAAAGTCATAGAGCACTTGTCCCAGTATCGAAGTGCGTCCATCAAAACTTCCCGGCTGTTGATCGACCATGAAGGCAGTCAGATTGCGATCATTGACCTCGGGACGAATCGCGCTGATCTGCCAATACAGGCTGCCGCCGGCTATCTCTCGGTCTCCATATAGAGCTACGCCGGGTGCCGACAGAAAAAAGCTGCGCACCTGATCGTGATAGATGGACTGGGGGAGAAGCACGCCAGGGCGAGTGTGCGCAACGTCTCGGGTCGTGTTGTAGAGGCCGAACGAATTCTTGATCTTGCCCAGTCTGATACCGACACGCTGCTCGGACATGTCCAGCAAGTTGCTGTCAATGAATGCATAGTCCACTCGTGTCGTCGAGCTATCAATGCCACCTGCGCGACGTGACAGCAACTGTCCCGAGAGTAACCAGTTCCCATTGGGTCGCCATGACAGGTTGCCGCCAAGCTCGTACATGTCGAATCCGGCTTTGCCGGGCTGGCTGCCGCCGACTCGATTGTCGCTGGTCCATACGGCAGACTGACTGACAAAGCCGTGGATTTGTAAACTTTCAGGCAGTTCTCCTGCCCGTGCGCTGGCTGCGCTGAGCAGCATACTAGTGCACAGTGATAATGCGAACCGCATCATGGTCGCTCACTTTCTTGACGTAGCCGATCGCGCCGAGTGTCGTGGACACCCGCTCGATCATTTGTTCTTCGGAAAACAACTCAGTGGGAGCTTGGCCGATGCCGGAGTACACCTGCCTATCCCAAGACTGTCGTAGCTGGTAGGGAAAGACATCCAGAACTTCCTTGCAAAAGGCATTATGCAAAGGGTGTGCGTCAGCGAGTACGAATACCCGAACAGGCGTGCCATCAGGCCATTTGTTTTGTCGCATGCCAAATGTTGAGCGCGCAGTGCTGACCGTTAGCGCAGTCGCGGTAACATTTGGATGAACGATCACCTCGACGGCACTAACGCAAAGCGACAGTAGGCCGAGGGCTCCGCATACACCCCTTATAAACCAACGAGTTGATGCAATTCGCTGGGACAATGGAACTCTCCTCTATTCCTAATATATTCCAGTACTCTTGGAATGCCACCTCTAAATTGGTGGGGTTATCCCCACCTCTTTGGGTGGGTGATGGAAGTAGAACTGATAAGCAGGGAAGCGTCAAGTCTGAAAAGTCCACGACGAGGCCATGATTCAGTGTGTCACCGTGCTAGGATGGCAAAACTATGACTCTTACCGAATTACGCTACCTTGTCGCATTGGCTGCCGAGCGCCATTTTGGTCATGCGGCTGAGCGTTGTTTCGTGTCGCAACCCACACTTTCGGTTGCCATCAAAAAATTTGAGGACGAGCTGGGAGTGGCTTTGTTCGAGCGTGGCAATAACGAGCTCCAGCTCACTCCCATCGGTATTCGCATCGTTCAGCAGGCTGAACGTACTTTGGCCGAAGCTGATCGCATCAAAGATATCGCTTCCGAAGGCAAGGATCATCTTAGTGGCACGCTACGCTTGGGGGCGATCTACACCATCGGACCTTATTTGTTGCCGGTTCTGGCCCCCCTGCTTGCCCAACGAGCATCGCAGCTGGCGCTGGTATTGCAGGAGAACTACACTGACCGTTTGTTGGAGGCTTTGCGGCATGGCGAGATCGACGTGATCATCATCGCCTTGCCGCATGTAGAGAGCGGCATGGTGGCGCTGCCGCTGTACAACGAGCCATTCCGTGCCGTGGTGCCTGCCGGCCACCGATGGCAGGGCGAATCAGCGGTGCAGCCGGCTTGGCTGCTGGACGAGCCCTTGTTGATGCTATCCGCCGGCAACTGTTTCCGCGATCAGGTGTTAGACCTGTGTGCTCACGCCAGTAGCGGCCTGAGTGGGCGCTTGCCTCGCTTGCTGGAAGGCAGCTCGCTGGAGACGTTGCGCCGCATGGTGTCCACCGGCATGGGCGTGACGGTGATGCCAGCCAGCGCGGCCGATCCGCTCACCGGTAATGACCCGACGCTGGCTATCCTGCCATTCGTCGCCCCCGAACCCAGTCGCCGCGTCGGACTGGTATGGCGCAGTAGCTTTCCGCGCCACCGCGTCATCGATCTTCTGCATCGCGCCATTCTGGATTGCGAGCTGCCCGGCTGCACACCGGCCTGATCATCGCGGCATCCGCCTGATGTGGTTCACTTCTTCATAGGCATCTCCTATCACCCTCATATCGAGAATCAATTGGAAGGCTGATCGCCAGACTTCTAAGATGCACCTGTCGCTAACAAACTTACGAAAGGAAAGCATCATGAGTAACGCCTCCGCCACCATCAAGAATCTCGAAGCGGCGTTTGCCGGCGAGTCGATGGCCAACATCAAATATCGATATTTTGCCAAGCTGTGCCGTGCTGCCGGAGACGAAGCCAGCGCCCGAGTGTTCGAGGAGACGGCAGATCAGGAGGTGCAGCACGCTTTCGGTCATCTTGATTTGCTGTTTCCTGCCGATCAGATGAGTCCCGCGCGTTGTCTGAATATGGCCATCGAAGGTGAGACCTACGAGTTCACCGAGATGTATCCGGCGTTCCGTCACGCCGCCGAAGCCGAAGGTCGAAGCGACGCGGTACAGGAGATCGATGAGCAGATCGCCGAGTCGAAGGAGCATGCCACCCGTTTCGCCGCCACGCTGGCAAAGGCAGCTAAACGTTTCGCCGCATTGGCCCGCGTGGAAGAGCGCCACGCCAACCAGTACCGCACCCAATTGAACAGCATTGCTTGAAAAGGAGTACAACATGAAAGTGTACGAATGCATCGTATGTGGTTTCGTTTATGACGAAGCAAAAGGTGACCCCGAACACGGAATCGCCGCAGGCACTCGCTGGGAGGACGTTCCGCACGAATGGAATTGTCCTGACTGCGGGGTGGCCAAGGCTGATTTCGATATGCGGGAGATTTGACCCGTTACCCACTTGCCATCGGCAGGTGGGTGCAATCACTCTAAGGAGAAGATCATGACTACCAAGAAGACAGACGTATCTCGCATCGACATCGGACTTTCCGACACGCAGCGCGCCGAGATCGCAGATGGCTTGAAGCATCTGCTCGCCGACACATACACTCTTTACCTCAAGACTCACAATTTCCATTGGAACGTGACTGGGCCGATGTTCCAGACCCTGCACTTGTTGTTCATGGATATGTACAACGAGCAGTGGATGGCGGTGGATCTGCTTGCTGAGCGCATTCGCGCCTTGGGTTTCCCCGCTCCGGGGAGTTATCGCGAGTTCGCTGAGTTGACGAGCATCTCCGAAAGCGAAGGTTTGCTGGGTGCCAAAGAGATGATCCGTCAGCTCATCGCCGGGCAGGAGTCGGTGGTTCGCACCGCGCGAGCCATGTTCCCCGTGGTCAACGAAGCTAACGACCAGCCGACCGCAGATGTACTCACACAACGCATGCAGATCCATGAGAAGAATGCGTGGATGTTGCGTAGTTTGTTGGAGGACTAAGTGATGGGCCCCGTCGTTATCGTCGGCAGCGGTCTGGCAGGCATTACCTTGCTGCGCGAGTTCCGTAAGCTGGATAAATCGACTCCGGTGAAGGTCGTCAGTGCTGACGACGGGGGGTTCTACGCTAAACCCAATTTGTCGAACGCGCTGGCTCTGAAACGCGAGGTCGCGCAACTGGTGCAGGCATCGGCTCCTCGATTGGCGGAGCAACTTGATGCCGAGTTTCTGACGCATACACAAGTACATGCCGTTCACCCTGAGCATCATGTATTGCATAGCTCGGCAGGAGAATTGGCCTACGAAAAGTTGGTGCTAGCTATCGGAGCCAAGCCAATCTGCCTCAACATTCAGGGGGACGCGCCAGCAGCTGTGCTGTCGGTGAACAGTCTCACGGACTATGTGAGGTTTCGTGATCGGCTGGTCGGTAAACGACGCGTTGCGATACTTGGCGCTGGACTGATCGGTTGCGAGTTCGCCAATGATCTAAGTGGTGCGGGGTATCAAGTCGAAGTATTCGATCCATCGACCCATCCTTTGGGGCGACTATTGCCGACGCAGGCGGGCAGCTTTTTGCGCGACCGCTTGGGGCATATCGGTATTCGCTTCCATTTTGGGCGCACTATCGCTCAAATCAATGCAGAGGGCGCTGGCTACTCCTTGATTGATGATCAAGGAACAACGCATCACGCTGATCTCGTGCTTTCAGCAGTTGGGCTGCGTGCCTCTACCGAGCTGGCGAGTGCTGCAGGGCTGAAGACTGGTCGGGGTATTGTGGCCGATCAATATCTCCAGACTTCGATTGATGGGGTATATGCGCTGGGTGATTGTGCTGAGATTCACGGGCAGTTGCTGCCTTTTGTGTTGCCGATCATGCACGGTGCACGCGCTTTAGCTAAAACACTGAGCGGAGAAATGACCGCTTTGAGTTACCCAGTGATGCCCGTAGTCGTTAAGATTCCGGCTTGTCCGACTGTGATCAGTCCGCCTGCACCAGGGGTTTCGGGTACATGGCAGGAGTCGGAAACGGCGGACGGCTGGCAGGCACTGTTTCGGGATGCTGCTGGCAGGTTGCATGGCTTCGCTTTGGTCGGGGCGGAAGCTGTGAAGGCGAAAACATCCCTAGTCGAGCAAATCGTGGGGGGCGCTGAAGCTACATAGTTCAGCGCCCCCCACGTTCGCTTACTTCGTAAGTGAAATAAACAACTGAGGTAGTCGCTCGGGCAACCGAGCGATGTTGTCGATGACTGTGTACTGCTTGCCAAAGATGTCTTCCACATACTCGTCAGCCTTGGGGTCAAGGTTAATGCAGTAACTGTAAATGCCTTCTTGGTCCAATTCCTTTACCGCTTGGCGTGCATCGGCGATCAGCAGGTTGCCGTCTTTGGTATCCACGTCGGCCGGCTGGCCGTCGGTGAGGATCAACAGCAGTTTCTTGTCCGCTTGTTGCGATTTCAGATAGTGGCCGGCATGACGCATCGCTGCCCCCATTCGAGTCGAGTATCCTGCCTGCATCGCCGCTAGGCGCGACTTGACCTCATCGCCCCAAGGTTCCTTGAAGCCTTTGAGGTGGTAGTAGCGCACATCGTGGCGAGTGTTGGAGTGGAAACCGCCGATTGCGAACGCATCGCCGACCTGCTGTACCGACCAAGCCAGAAGTGAGACGGCTTCCTGACTGAGTTCGAGGATGGTCTGGTTGCTACCTGACGCTTTCTCGTCGAGCGATTGCGACAGGTCAAGCAGCAAGGTGATGGCGAAGCTACGGCCATCGGTGCGATGCGACATATTGATGCGCGGGTCTGGCGAGCTGCCGCTCTTGTAGTCGATCAAGGAGCGGATGGCCACATCCAGATCGAGTTCCGAGCCCTCTTCCTGATATCGAATGCGCACCTTATCTTGCGGCTTGAGCATCTCGAGTAACGCTTTCAGGCGTTTGGTCAGTTTGGCATTTTTAGCCAGCAGCGCGTCGATCATGGTCGGATTGCCACGCGGATGGAGCGACTCATACACGCTCACCCAATCTGGGCGATAGTTTTGTGCGTTGTAGTCCCACTCGTCGTAGTGACGGGGTGGCAGCGCGTGCAATTCCGCCTCCGTGTTCTGACGCTTATCGAGATGCTCGAACATCTCGTCTTCGTCGCTCTCTTCGATATAGATCCACAGATGGCGGTTATCGTCGCGGTAGTCCACCTCGGTATTGTCGAAGTACATCCGGGCCGACAGATCGCGTTGGCCGCGTGTGCGAGCGATGAATGCCAGTGCAACCGAGGCCATCGCTGCACTGGTCGATTCTCCCGTTGCCATCAGCTCATGGAAACGATTGACGAATTCGCGCACATGTTCGTTCTGGTAAGTGAAGTCTGGATCGAGGATGGCACGCGATACCATGGCCAATCTGAGCCTAAATACCGAGATGCCTTGTTCTTCGAGTTGCAGGTCTTCCTCCCTAGGGATGGGGTGTAAGGCGAGAAACAGTTTGCGCAGGCCTGGGTATTTCTGGCAGGCCAGGTATTCCACGCGAGAGTCTTCGAATATCTCGACGCTGGCGCGCTGGAACGGGCTCCAGTTGTCCACGATCATCTGTTGCGACCAGCGACGATGCGCTGCCATGTGTGCCAGCGCGGCGCGATAGCGGTCAATGCCTGATACGCCATTGATGTCGTCATAGACGTCGGGCAAGCGAATGCCATCATCGGTGTAGTAGGGCATCGCCTTACGCAGATCATCGAAAGCGGCCGAATAGGGAATGAGATAGTCGCTGTCGTTCCATAACGCACGGATGTAGGTATCCAGCTTGCGCTCGTTATCCACCAGCAAGGTGCCATGCCGCTCGCGCTGCATGACCGCGATAGCATCGGCGGATTCCAAGCGAAAATATTCTTCCTGTCGTTCTGGGTGGTCGTTGTAGTACTTGATCCCGTATTCGATCCAGTTTTGAAATCCTTGCAGCGATAGTACGCTTAGTAATTTGGGCGCCTGCTTAAGCAACTCTGGTAAGCCCGGACTGGCAAAGGTCGTATGGTGACCGTGGATCGAACCTGAAGTGCGATCCATCATGTCGCGGACCAGCTCAATGTAGCGATTGAACATCTTGTCGCTGTTCAGACGGCGGGCGACGGCACCGCTGGTCTGTAGGAACGGCACGATCGCCTTGAAGTTGGTATGCGTGGACATGTACTCGGAGAATTCGCGCAGCTTGATCAGCGCATGTTCTCCAACGATGCTCGCCACGCTCGGCGCTTCTTCCAGATAGATCAGTAGTGGTTCTGCGCCACGTCCCATCTTGCCGATGATGCGGGCATTCTCGATATAAGTCTCCAAGCCCGCCTTCGACAGTAGTGCCTTGGCTTCTTTCATGCACTCATCAAAGACGGCATTCACTTGGGAGAATCTGCAACCCAGTTGCTCCCAGTATTTTGCCGTCTCTTCGGCTCTTTCCGTCACGACATCCGTCATTACTCAGTCCTCCGGTGGTTCGCTCGCTCTGAGCTCAGGCGAACGAAGCATCAATCGCGTGATCGAGCGTATCGCGGATATCCGCGTCGTCGGTGATCGGTCGCACCATTGCCATGCGGCATGCGGCTTTAGCATCGACACCGTTCTTGATCAGCGTCGCCGCATAGACCAGCAGTCGTGTGGAGATACCTTCATCCAGTCCGTGACCTTTCAGGTTACGGGCTGCCTGGCCGATCTGTACCAGTTTGCCGCAGATCGCCACGTCCAGACCGGTTTCCTTGGACAGGATATCTGCTTCCAATTCCGCAGTCGGGTAGTCGAACTCGAAAGCGGTGAAGCGCTGCTTGGTCGATTGCTTCAGATCCTTCATCAGGTTCTGATAGCCAGGGTTGTAGGAAATCACCAATTGAAAATCGGGATGAGCCTCGATCAACTCGCCTTTCTTATCTAGCGGCAAGGTGCGGCGGTGGTCGGTCAGCGGGTGGATTACCACCGTGGTGTCCTGACGAGCCTCGACAACTTCGTCCAGATAGCAGATCGCGCCGATACGGGCTGCGGTAGTGAGCGGGCCATCCAGCCAGCGCGTGCCATTGGCATCCAGCAGATAACGGCCAACGAGGTCGCTTGCGGTCATGTCTTCATTGCACGCTACCGTGATGAGCGGCTTGTTCAACTTCCATGCCATATACTCGATGAAGCGCGATTTGCCGCAGCCCGTCGGGCCTTTCACCATCACCGGCAGACGCGCGGCGTAAGCGGCTTCGTATAATTGGACTTCATCGCCTTGAGCTTGATAAAACGGCTCTTTGCCGACCGTGAATTGAGTCTTGTTTGTCATCGCTAACTCCTAAACTTCCCACTCCTAGAGCGGGAATTGATGGGGATCGGGCAACATGGAGTTCGCCCACTTCTAACCTCTCCCTGCGAGCAAGAGGGGATTCGAAGTCTGGAAAAAAACGCCCCCATCGTGTGGGGGCGCATTTTTGCTTCGATGCAGCTGAGCGATTCTTACTTGTGTACGCCCAGCTTTTCGCGCCAGCCCGGGAACAACTTGTCGCTGTCTTTCGGGAAGGACTCGAATGCGCGTGCGAACTCTTTGTGTGTCTTCGCGTATTCGATCGGGTCAGCACCGGTCTTCCAGCACTCGTAAGACTGACCGAGGGAGATACCACCGGCTGCTGGACTATCGATATGGCCGAAGGAACCGCCGCCGCAGGTGTTGATCACGTTGCCGTGACCCAGATTCTGGAAGAAGCCTGGCAGACGCAGTGCGTTCATACCACCGGAGATGATCGGAGTTGTTGCCTTCATACCGTACCACTTCTGGTAGAAGTAAGGTCCTTGGCACTCATCACGCTCCAGCATGTAGGCCAGCACGGTTTCTTTGCCGTGACCTTCCATCTTGCCGTAGCCCATGGTGCCGGTATGCATACCGGACGCGCCCATTAGACGCACCAGCTTCATGTAGCACAGCGGGTCCATACCCATTGGTGACTTGTAGGAAGTGACAGCACCGTGGCCTGCGCGGTGGAAGTGCAAGAAGGTGTCTGGGAACTCACGGCGAGCAGTGGTCACACCTGCTGGACCAGTCACGAATCCGTCAACGAGGAAGGCTACGTGGCTAGCAGAGTTGTATTTAGCGAACGTATTGAGCACATAGTCGCCGCGATGGATCATTTCTTTATAGTAATCGGCGGTGATGTTTGCCGAGAACAGCTTAGCTTGACCGGTTGCCTGTTGAGCACGATCCATGGCTTCAGCCACTTTCGGCATAACCACTTCCATTGGGCAGAACGGTTGGTTAGCTTGTGGCTCGTCATTCTTGATGAAATCGCCACCCAACCAGAAGTCGTAGCATGCCTTGGCGAATGGCTCAGGACGCAGACCCAACTTAGGCTTGATGATGGTGCCAGCGATGTAACCGCCGTCGGTTTCAGAGCGACCCAACACCTTCCACAGGTTGGTGATATTTGCGGACGGACCGTCAAACTTCCTGACCATCATTTCTGGTACCAAGAAGTCGAGCATGCGCAAACCTTGATGGTCACCCATGCCTTGGTTGTTACCCAAGATCAGAGACCACATGTGCGAAATATTGTAAGTGCCATCAGTCAGATTTGGATCAAACAATTCCACCGGATAAGCAACCTTGAACAAGCCGCCGCCCTTGACTGGATCATCACCAAAGGCTGTCTCGTCAACTTCATATACCAGCGCGTCCACACCACGTGTGAAATCATCGGTGGTGGATACTTCAACGTTGGTACCGGTAGAAGATTCAGCCGCAACGTGAGCAGCCACTT from Ferriphaselus amnicola includes these protein-coding regions:
- a CDS encoding TonB-dependent receptor, which produces MLLSAASARAGELPESLQIHGFVSQSAVWTSDNRVGGSQPGKAGFDMYELGGNLSWRPNGNWLLSGQLLSRRAGGIDSSTTRVDYAFIDSNLLDMSEQRVGIRLGKIKNSFGLYNTTRDVAHTRPGVLLPQSIYHDQVRSFFLSAPGVALYGDREIAGGSLYWQISAIRPEVNDRNLTAFMVDQQPGSFDGRTSILGQVLYDFDGGRWRSGLSLGSLKMRYQPAPIDFLHAGTITLNTGVLSLEHNTEAWTHTVEYALTHQIRNGFNVPVAPILDMGSTIEAVYLQTQWRFIPRWQALARFDAVYLDANDRNGQRFSTMTGLPSAQRYARDWTLGLRFDPSKDWSLFLEGHHVNGAAWLSKLDNPPMVLTSPWNLLLMQAAWRF
- a CDS encoding LysR substrate-binding domain-containing protein encodes the protein MTLTELRYLVALAAERHFGHAAERCFVSQPTLSVAIKKFEDELGVALFERGNNELQLTPIGIRIVQQAERTLAEADRIKDIASEGKDHLSGTLRLGAIYTIGPYLLPVLAPLLAQRASQLALVLQENYTDRLLEALRHGEIDVIIIALPHVESGMVALPLYNEPFRAVVPAGHRWQGESAVQPAWLLDEPLLMLSAGNCFRDQVLDLCAHASSGLSGRLPRLLEGSSLETLRRMVSTGMGVTVMPASAADPLTGNDPTLAILPFVAPEPSRRVGLVWRSSFPRHRVIDLLHRAILDCELPGCTPA
- a CDS encoding rubrerythrin family protein, producing MSNASATIKNLEAAFAGESMANIKYRYFAKLCRAAGDEASARVFEETADQEVQHAFGHLDLLFPADQMSPARCLNMAIEGETYEFTEMYPAFRHAAEAEGRSDAVQEIDEQIAESKEHATRFAATLAKAAKRFAALARVEERHANQYRTQLNSIA
- a CDS encoding rubredoxin, which encodes MKVYECIVCGFVYDEAKGDPEHGIAAGTRWEDVPHEWNCPDCGVAKADFDMREI
- a CDS encoding Dps family protein, which produces MTTKKTDVSRIDIGLSDTQRAEIADGLKHLLADTYTLYLKTHNFHWNVTGPMFQTLHLLFMDMYNEQWMAVDLLAERIRALGFPAPGSYREFAELTSISESEGLLGAKEMIRQLIAGQESVVRTARAMFPVVNEANDQPTADVLTQRMQIHEKNAWMLRSLLED
- a CDS encoding NAD(P)/FAD-dependent oxidoreductase, which produces MGPVVIVGSGLAGITLLREFRKLDKSTPVKVVSADDGGFYAKPNLSNALALKREVAQLVQASAPRLAEQLDAEFLTHTQVHAVHPEHHVLHSSAGELAYEKLVLAIGAKPICLNIQGDAPAAVLSVNSLTDYVRFRDRLVGKRRVAILGAGLIGCEFANDLSGAGYQVEVFDPSTHPLGRLLPTQAGSFLRDRLGHIGIRFHFGRTIAQINAEGAGYSLIDDQGTTHHADLVLSAVGLRASTELASAAGLKTGRGIVADQYLQTSIDGVYALGDCAEIHGQLLPFVLPIMHGARALAKTLSGEMTALSYPVMPVVVKIPACPTVISPPAPGVSGTWQESETADGWQALFRDAAGRLHGFALVGAEAVKAKTSLVEQIVGGAEAT
- a CDS encoding nitric oxide reductase activation protein NorD; the protein is MTDVVTERAEETAKYWEQLGCRFSQVNAVFDECMKEAKALLSKAGLETYIENARIIGKMGRGAEPLLIYLEEAPSVASIVGEHALIKLREFSEYMSTHTNFKAIVPFLQTSGAVARRLNSDKMFNRYIELVRDMMDRTSGSIHGHHTTFASPGLPELLKQAPKLLSVLSLQGFQNWIEYGIKYYNDHPERQEEYFRLESADAIAVMQRERHGTLLVDNERKLDTYIRALWNDSDYLIPYSAAFDDLRKAMPYYTDDGIRLPDVYDDINGVSGIDRYRAALAHMAAHRRWSQQMIVDNWSPFQRASVEIFEDSRVEYLACQKYPGLRKLFLALHPIPREEDLQLEEQGISVFRLRLAMVSRAILDPDFTYQNEHVREFVNRFHELMATGESTSAAMASVALAFIARTRGQRDLSARMYFDNTEVDYRDDNRHLWIYIEESDEDEMFEHLDKRQNTEAELHALPPRHYDEWDYNAQNYRPDWVSVYESLHPRGNPTMIDALLAKNAKLTKRLKALLEMLKPQDKVRIRYQEEGSELDLDVAIRSLIDYKSGSSPDPRINMSHRTDGRSFAITLLLDLSQSLDEKASGSNQTILELSQEAVSLLAWSVQQVGDAFAIGGFHSNTRHDVRYYHLKGFKEPWGDEVKSRLAAMQAGYSTRMGAAMRHAGHYLKSQQADKKLLLILTDGQPADVDTKDGNLLIADARQAVKELDQEGIYSYCINLDPKADEYVEDIFGKQYTVIDNIARLPERLPQLFISLTK
- a CDS encoding CbbQ/NirQ/NorQ/GpvN family protein, coding for MTNKTQFTVGKEPFYQAQGDEVQLYEAAYAARLPVMVKGPTGCGKSRFIEYMAWKLNKPLITVACNEDMTASDLVGRYLLDANGTRWLDGPLTTAARIGAICYLDEVVEARQDTTVVIHPLTDHRRTLPLDKKGELIEAHPDFQLVISYNPGYQNLMKDLKQSTKQRFTAFEFDYPTAELEADILSKETGLDVAICGKLVQIGQAARNLKGHGLDEGISTRLLVYAATLIKNGVDAKAACRMAMVRPITDDADIRDTLDHAIDASFA
- a CDS encoding ribulose-bisphosphate carboxylase, translated to MDQSNRYANLNLKEADLIAGGKHLLVAYKLIPAKGYGFLEVAAHVAAESSTGTNVEVSTTDDFTRGVDALVYEVDETAFGDDPVKGGGLFKVAYPVELFDPNLTDGTYNISHMWSLILGNNQGMGDHQGLRMLDFLVPEMMVRKFDGPSANITNLWKVLGRSETDGGYIAGTIIKPKLGLRPEPFAKACYDFWLGGDFIKNDEPQANQPFCPMEVVMPKVAEAMDRAQQATGQAKLFSANITADYYKEMIHRGDYVLNTFAKYNSASHVAFLVDGFVTGPAGVTTARREFPDTFLHFHRAGHGAVTSYKSPMGMDPLCYMKLVRLMGASGMHTGTMGYGKMEGHGKETVLAYMLERDECQGPYFYQKWYGMKATTPIISGGMNALRLPGFFQNLGHGNVINTCGGGSFGHIDSPAAGGISLGQSYECWKTGADPIEYAKTHKEFARAFESFPKDSDKLFPGWREKLGVHK